In Candidatus Cohnella colombiensis, one DNA window encodes the following:
- a CDS encoding protein phosphatase 2C domain-containing protein, translating into MKFMTASSSEVGGRKVNEDCCKFIQLDQYGCWIIADGLGGHEGGQMASSLAVQRVIEAAGRKQLHSEAIMRYYIQEAHETLHAYQKQEMKLSRMRTTIVMLASDYRTASWAHVGDSRLYHFRGGTIFTETKDHSVCQSLVSMGEITRGQIRQHEDRSRLLRVLGAEGAVRPDVRAPVQVKPGDAFLLCSDGFWEYVTETEMEVDLSKSTTPEQWLNRMNDRLVRRAKPDHDNYSSIAIIVGT; encoded by the coding sequence ATGAAATTCATGACAGCTTCTAGTAGTGAAGTTGGCGGTAGGAAGGTCAATGAGGATTGCTGTAAATTTATACAACTAGATCAATATGGTTGTTGGATTATTGCAGATGGACTTGGCGGTCATGAAGGTGGGCAAATGGCGTCTAGTCTTGCTGTTCAACGAGTGATTGAAGCAGCGGGACGGAAGCAGTTACATTCTGAAGCCATTATGAGATATTACATCCAAGAGGCTCATGAAACGTTACATGCTTATCAGAAGCAAGAGATGAAGCTTTCTCGCATGCGAACGACAATCGTCATGCTTGCGTCAGATTATCGGACAGCGTCATGGGCACATGTCGGAGACTCACGGTTGTATCATTTTCGCGGGGGTACAATTTTCACGGAAACGAAAGATCATAGCGTTTGCCAAAGTCTTGTTAGTATGGGGGAAATCACTAGGGGACAAATTCGACAGCATGAGGATCGCAGTCGCTTATTGCGTGTTCTTGGTGCAGAAGGTGCAGTTCGTCCAGATGTGAGGGCGCCGGTTCAAGTTAAACCGGGAGATGCGTTCTTGCTATGTAGTGATGGTTTCTGGGAGTATGTGACGGAGACGGAGATGGAAGTTGATCTCTCTAAGTCAACGACACCCGAGCAATGGCTGAACCGAATGAATGACCGACTCGTTCGAAGAGCAAAGCCCGACCATGATAATTATTCGTCGATTGCAATAATCGTTGGAACATAA
- a CDS encoding trypsin-like peptidase domain-containing protein, whose protein sequence is MKSKRVKTGFSLIFSILLVAIALTPIVSAASAEETVLKARESVVRVLAFNDDGNGGTGTGWPVGTSNRVQYFITNHHVIADMQYVYIHRDDDQESFIPATVIDYYSQDGKDLAILQISEPIRITPFKLTLSDHVSAVEHVWTLGFPGLADQAYGKDQEFDSRPENVTINQGNVSKIVEDKAQGRKVYQVSAAINHGNSGGPLVNDRGEVIGINTFTIVGEDAQGLFGAVQVDELIPLLEDNNVPYELADGWKQGKNGSESSDTGESSGKDEKSTTTEKTVNSKSDNTISYVIGGAVILVGGAFLIVRKNRSQPVAVASHAGHSMESLATPLAQHHSPSNVAQVGSGISTAGSPSLYGLTGEFKDSSYDLTTNSITLGRDPLQSQLVFTGTPDISRKHCTIQYDGLNNQFILEDHGSSNGTFLQSGERLQPGSYYVLQRGDRFYVANPNYTFEVR, encoded by the coding sequence TTGAAGAGTAAACGAGTAAAAACAGGGTTTAGCTTAATCTTTTCAATACTATTAGTTGCAATTGCACTTACTCCCATAGTAAGTGCAGCTTCTGCTGAAGAAACGGTGCTGAAAGCTAGAGAAAGTGTTGTTCGAGTGCTAGCTTTTAACGATGATGGCAACGGTGGAACGGGGACTGGCTGGCCCGTTGGCACATCGAATCGCGTTCAATATTTTATAACGAACCATCATGTCATTGCGGATATGCAGTATGTCTATATCCATCGTGATGATGATCAGGAATCATTTATACCCGCAACGGTTATTGACTACTACTCGCAAGATGGTAAGGACTTGGCGATTCTACAAATCAGCGAGCCGATCCGGATTACACCATTTAAACTAACATTGAGCGATCATGTAAGTGCTGTAGAGCACGTCTGGACATTAGGGTTTCCTGGACTTGCCGATCAAGCCTACGGTAAAGATCAGGAGTTCGATTCGAGACCCGAGAATGTGACGATTAACCAAGGCAATGTTAGTAAAATTGTTGAAGATAAGGCCCAGGGCCGTAAGGTTTATCAAGTTAGTGCGGCAATCAATCACGGGAATTCGGGTGGTCCACTTGTGAATGATCGCGGAGAGGTTATCGGGATTAATACGTTTACGATCGTTGGCGAGGATGCTCAAGGGCTGTTCGGCGCTGTACAAGTGGACGAATTGATTCCTCTACTTGAGGACAACAACGTACCCTATGAGCTTGCAGACGGTTGGAAGCAAGGAAAGAATGGCAGTGAGAGCTCGGATACTGGCGAGTCATCCGGTAAGGACGAGAAGAGTACGACAACAGAAAAAACCGTGAACAGCAAATCTGACAATACGATTTCATATGTAATCGGGGGCGCAGTTATACTGGTCGGTGGAGCTTTTCTTATTGTCCGGAAAAATCGTAGTCAACCTGTAGCCGTTGCAAGTCATGCTGGACATTCTATGGAATCGTTAGCGACTCCACTTGCACAACATCACTCCCCTAGCAACGTAGCGCAGGTAGGTTCAGGTATTAGTACTGCGGGATCGCCATCGCTTTATGGTCTAACAGGTGAATTTAAAGATTCCTCCTATGACTTAACTACGAATTCGATTACACTCGGTCGTGATCCATTACAAAGTCAGCTTGTTTTCACTGGAACTCCTGATATTAGTCGGAAGCACTGTACGATTCAATACGACGGACTGAATAATCAATTTATTTTAGAAGATCATGGATCCTCGAACGGTACATTTTTACAATCTGGAGAGCGTCTCCAGCCAGGCAGTTACTATGTGCTCCAGCGTGGAGACAGGTTCTATGTTGCTAACCCTAACTATACGTTCGAAGTAAGATAA
- a CDS encoding protein phosphatase 2C domain-containing protein, whose protein sequence is MMLHMWGIGLMIFAGVAASFACGWIISTRQKQRPKKSVTMLKPLDRSVDLQTVILQPPQFHIQPGNAQHVGRRQEQQDAFGFSDFNDISVVQTAGIFVTLADGMGGLAKGSEASNLAVKVMLQQYAAHSENESVPQALLRSLQAANEAVCQLAVQSNMEYNIGTTLMTAVIREDQLYWISVGDSRIYLYREGYLTQLTEDHNYARKLQEEVIQGKLTREEALTHPERNTLTSYLGIPKVEEVDQNWTSYPLRHGDVIMLCSDGLHGTLSEQEMVSCFAGHSDIQLLTEMLVHKVLSKNSDNQDNVTVAMLAYK, encoded by the coding sequence ATGATGTTACATATGTGGGGGATTGGGCTCATGATTTTCGCCGGCGTAGCTGCTAGTTTCGCATGCGGGTGGATTATTTCTACACGGCAGAAGCAAAGGCCCAAAAAATCTGTTACCATGCTCAAACCGCTAGATCGTTCTGTAGACCTACAAACGGTCATCCTCCAACCTCCTCAATTCCACATACAGCCTGGAAATGCTCAACATGTCGGTAGACGTCAGGAACAACAAGATGCGTTTGGGTTTTCAGACTTTAACGATATTTCTGTTGTCCAAACAGCGGGAATCTTTGTGACATTAGCAGATGGAATGGGTGGTCTCGCAAAGGGTAGCGAAGCGAGTAATTTGGCTGTAAAAGTCATGTTGCAACAGTATGCAGCTCATTCTGAGAATGAATCGGTGCCACAAGCATTACTTCGTTCTTTACAAGCTGCCAATGAAGCGGTATGCCAATTGGCGGTTCAATCCAATATGGAATATAACATTGGAACGACGCTCATGACTGCAGTTATTCGAGAAGATCAGCTTTATTGGATATCCGTTGGGGACAGTCGAATATATTTATATCGAGAAGGATATTTAACCCAGCTCACGGAGGATCACAACTATGCTCGTAAACTGCAGGAAGAAGTCATTCAAGGTAAGCTTACTCGTGAAGAAGCGTTAACGCACCCAGAACGTAATACGCTGACAAGCTATTTAGGTATTCCTAAGGTAGAAGAGGTGGATCAGAATTGGACCTCGTATCCTCTTCGGCATGGGGATGTTATTATGCTTTGCAGCGACGGACTCCATGGGACACTCTCAGAGCAAGAAATGGTCTCATGCTTTGCGGGACATTCGGACATTCAATTATTAACAGAGATGCTTGTACATAAGGTGTTGTCGAAAAACAGTGACAACCAAGATAATGTGACAGTCGCGATGTTAGCTTATAAGTAG
- a CDS encoding exonuclease domain-containing protein yields MTIIVYDLEMTVRRKKGQIAEIIEIGAAKVDIVDEVPQIISSFQAFVKPTIVPLLTADTTTFTGITQEDVNGAYSLAQVIRDYVEWIGPDEYYLCAWGPDDLRQLVQESRLHHIPTDWIVNHNNLQKMISKIYKLEKHQQMGLKPALEMLEIPFSGTHHRAMDDAMNTAHILVKLFDQLQFKRNKLSDETHIESEVVYKTEHYENLPFAGLSKLFSQE; encoded by the coding sequence GTGACCATTATTGTATATGACTTAGAAATGACCGTAAGACGAAAAAAAGGGCAGATCGCCGAAATCATTGAAATTGGGGCAGCGAAAGTAGACATTGTCGATGAAGTTCCACAAATCATATCATCGTTCCAGGCGTTCGTTAAGCCGACGATCGTTCCTCTGTTAACTGCAGACACTACAACGTTTACCGGTATTACACAGGAAGATGTGAACGGTGCATATTCGTTAGCGCAGGTGATACGTGATTATGTCGAATGGATTGGTCCTGATGAATATTATTTGTGCGCTTGGGGTCCTGACGATCTTCGTCAGCTCGTACAGGAAAGCAGACTTCATCACATTCCCACTGACTGGATTGTGAACCACAACAACCTGCAGAAGATGATCTCCAAAATCTATAAGTTAGAAAAACATCAGCAAATGGGACTTAAACCCGCTCTTGAAATGCTCGAAATCCCTTTCTCAGGAACACACCATCGGGCGATGGATGATGCAATGAACACCGCACATATTCTAGTTAAGCTCTTCGATCAGCTCCAATTTAAGCGCAATAAGCTTAGTGACGAGACTCACATCGAAAGCGAGGTTGTCTACAAAACCGAACATTATGAGAACCTACCTTTTGCGGGCCTATCGAAATTGTTCTCACAAGAATAA
- the ilvD gene encoding dihydroxy-acid dehydratase: MSAKKMRSDMITKGFDRAPHRSLLRAAGVKEEDFGKPFIAVCNSYIDIVPGHVHLQEFGKIVKEAIREAGGVPFEFNTIGVDDGIAMGHIGMRYSLASREIIADSVETMVNAHWFDGMVCIPNCDKITPGMMMAALRVNIPTIFVSGGPMKAGRTSDGRAISLTSVFEGVGAFMTGKIDEKSLTELEQYGCPTCGSCSGMFTANSMNCLAEVLGLALPGNGTILAVAPERKDFVRQSARQLMELIKKDLKPRDIVTKASIDNAFALDMAMGGSTNTVLHTLALAHEADIEYPIERINEVAKRVPYLSKLAPASDHHIEDLHNAGGVSAIINELFKKDGALNGDVLTVSGKTLRENVVGCEIVDTNVIRPIDDPHSKEGGLSVMFGNLAPGGSIIKVGAVDKSVGGYHRGPAICFDSQEEALAGIANGKVKEGHVVVIRYEGPKGGPGMPEMLAPTSQIVGMGLGTKVGLITDGRFSGASRGISIGHVSPEAAEGGPIAFVNDGDMIELDMNNRVMTLEVSDEELDRRRAAWAGFEPKIKRGYLARYSALVTNASNGAVMKI; the protein is encoded by the coding sequence ATGTCCGCCAAAAAAATGCGTTCAGACATGATTACTAAAGGCTTTGACCGCGCTCCCCACCGTAGCTTGCTACGTGCTGCTGGTGTGAAGGAAGAAGATTTCGGCAAGCCTTTCATTGCAGTGTGCAATTCATATATTGATATTGTTCCCGGCCATGTTCATCTCCAAGAGTTCGGTAAAATCGTAAAAGAAGCAATCCGTGAAGCAGGCGGTGTACCTTTCGAGTTCAACACGATCGGTGTCGATGATGGGATCGCAATGGGACATATCGGTATGCGCTATTCTCTTGCAAGTCGTGAAATCATCGCTGACTCTGTCGAAACAATGGTCAATGCCCACTGGTTCGACGGTATGGTCTGTATTCCGAACTGTGACAAAATTACACCCGGAATGATGATGGCTGCACTTCGTGTCAATATTCCTACGATCTTCGTTAGTGGTGGACCAATGAAAGCGGGTCGCACAAGCGATGGCCGTGCAATTTCATTAACGTCTGTTTTTGAGGGCGTTGGTGCTTTTATGACAGGTAAAATCGATGAAAAGAGCTTAACAGAGCTCGAACAATATGGTTGTCCGACATGTGGCTCCTGTTCCGGAATGTTCACAGCAAATTCCATGAACTGTTTAGCAGAGGTGCTTGGATTGGCATTGCCTGGCAATGGTACAATTCTTGCTGTCGCTCCAGAACGTAAAGATTTTGTTCGCCAATCTGCTCGTCAATTGATGGAACTCATTAAGAAGGATTTGAAGCCGCGTGATATCGTTACGAAAGCATCGATCGACAATGCTTTTGCTCTTGATATGGCGATGGGCGGTTCGACGAACACTGTTCTTCACACGTTAGCGCTAGCTCATGAAGCTGATATTGAATATCCAATCGAACGGATTAATGAAGTAGCAAAACGAGTGCCTTATTTGTCCAAGCTTGCTCCTGCTTCCGATCATCATATCGAGGATCTGCATAACGCTGGTGGCGTAAGTGCAATTATTAATGAGTTGTTCAAAAAGGACGGCGCATTGAATGGTGACGTCTTGACTGTATCCGGAAAAACGTTGCGTGAAAATGTCGTTGGCTGTGAAATCGTTGATACGAACGTCATTCGTCCAATCGATGATCCGCATAGCAAAGAAGGCGGCTTGTCCGTTATGTTCGGTAACCTCGCACCTGGAGGCTCGATCATCAAGGTTGGAGCGGTAGATAAATCCGTTGGTGGCTATCACCGTGGACCTGCAATTTGCTTCGACTCTCAAGAAGAGGCACTCGCTGGTATCGCAAACGGCAAAGTAAAAGAAGGGCATGTTGTCGTCATTCGCTATGAAGGACCGAAAGGCGGTCCAGGGATGCCTGAGATGCTCGCTCCAACGTCGCAAATCGTCGGTATGGGACTGGGAACGAAAGTTGGTCTCATTACAGACGGTCGATTCTCAGGTGCATCTCGTGGAATTTCGATCGGTCACGTTTCTCCTGAAGCAGCAGAAGGTGGTCCAATCGCCTTCGTTAATGATGGAGATATGATTGAACTCGATATGAACAATCGGGTAATGACACTAGAAGTAAGTGACGAAGAGCTTGATCGTCGTCGCGCAGCATGGGCCGGCTTTGAACCGAAGATTAAACGCGGCTACCTCGCACGTTATTCTGCGCTCGTAACGAACGCAAGTAATGGCGCCGTAATGAAGATTTAA
- a CDS encoding glycosyltransferase family 4 protein, giving the protein MNILMICTEKLPVPNIRGGAIQTYICGVAPILSQRHRITIIGRTDPDLPDDETVEGIRYVRVQSDNVFEIYAKEVFDYLQASPEQFDIIHMFNRPKLVPIVREVAPEARLILSMHNDMFKQEKLSKAEGYAALYELDTIITISNYIGNTISELYPEANPLLKTIYSGVDVNRFTPWQQSAQARQAREELRAEHQLSSKKVILFVGRMTRNKGPHVLVKAMEYIKHPDAALVIVGGTWYQEDTVFSDYVSYVRSLVEKSKFPVILTGYVPAHEVQRWFYAGDVFVCTSIWDEPLARVHFEAMATGLPFLTTARGGNPEVIHDGNGILIQDPNDAGEYASKLNELLSDMGQSREMGMRGRSLVERNFTWERVAREILEVWES; this is encoded by the coding sequence TTGAATATCTTAATGATCTGCACGGAAAAGCTGCCTGTGCCGAATATACGTGGAGGAGCTATTCAAACTTATATTTGTGGTGTCGCTCCAATATTAAGTCAGCGTCATCGAATTACGATTATCGGAAGAACCGATCCTGATCTGCCTGATGACGAGACGGTAGAGGGTATACGATATGTTCGCGTTCAGTCTGACAATGTTTTTGAAATCTATGCAAAAGAAGTGTTTGACTACTTGCAAGCGAGCCCAGAACAGTTCGATATTATCCATATGTTTAATCGTCCTAAGCTGGTGCCTATTGTACGAGAGGTAGCCCCTGAAGCACGACTTATTCTTAGTATGCACAATGATATGTTTAAGCAGGAGAAGCTGTCCAAAGCTGAGGGTTATGCTGCGCTATATGAGCTTGATACGATTATTACGATCAGCAACTATATTGGAAATACGATTTCAGAATTATATCCGGAAGCGAATCCGCTACTCAAGACAATTTATTCGGGTGTAGATGTGAACAGATTCACACCGTGGCAGCAATCAGCGCAAGCACGACAAGCGAGAGAGGAGCTTCGCGCGGAGCATCAGCTAAGCTCGAAGAAGGTAATTTTGTTTGTTGGACGAATGACGAGAAATAAAGGTCCTCATGTGCTAGTTAAAGCGATGGAATATATTAAACATCCCGATGCTGCATTAGTTATTGTTGGAGGGACTTGGTACCAAGAGGATACTGTGTTCAGTGATTACGTGAGCTATGTGCGTTCTCTTGTTGAGAAATCGAAATTTCCCGTCATCCTGACAGGATATGTACCAGCTCATGAGGTACAACGTTGGTTTTACGCTGGAGACGTATTCGTGTGTACATCAATCTGGGATGAGCCACTTGCTAGAGTACACTTCGAAGCTATGGCAACAGGACTTCCATTCTTAACGACAGCAAGAGGCGGTAATCCCGAAGTCATTCATGATGGCAATGGGATCTTAATTCAAGATCCGAATGATGCGGGGGAGTATGCGTCAAAGCTCAATGAACTATTATCTGATATGGGGCAAAGTCGGGAGATGGGGATGCGGGGACGCAGCTTGGTGGAGCGGAACTTCACATGGGAACGTGTCGCCCGAGAAATATTAGAGGTATGGGAATCTTAA
- a CDS encoding CotS family spore coat protein, giving the protein MEEYRIGPWEDEVTVPLGGDREQFIPPEVEEIAQRVIEQYEMSVSSMTLITSKPDKGGAIWRIETDHGPRSLKVLHREPRRSLYSVYAQQYLVEQGARVPALIKTKNGQIYTEAGGKLWIVTDWIELTPASKVDLEGAMALVYGLGEFHAHTRGYIPPETATKSSRIYKWPKHYAKMIEKMGWFRDIARAYPETIGSERLLAEVEQFEQQAREAYARFIDSPYELMTSKGEPHWGLVHQDYGWSNGQMGPDGIWVIDLDGVSYDFPIRDLRKLITSTMDDMGVWDTVWIRGMIQAYHEANPLNRETFVLLLNDMSFPNEFYKHIKEMIFDPVVFMNTELEAILLRVLATEESKKAALADLQQDIEKYPAGDYVIEEVVWDSSLRRSRLGTVRERNSITFEEGTPHIEDSAQLEERLNESAENLPQHSVIATSIVTLDPVALKSPALLSPAMNASVEQIRQRVGIVRRRRVRLPLIRKRRRKTKLRLRLRLRVRKHSKLALGSKRFTKLKTRTIKKIKKSNKLKKSITRRRSISSHKRQSSRR; this is encoded by the coding sequence TTGGAGGAGTATCGTATTGGTCCGTGGGAGGACGAAGTCACGGTACCGCTCGGAGGCGATCGCGAACAATTTATACCACCGGAAGTTGAAGAGATTGCTCAGAGGGTCATCGAGCAATATGAGATGAGCGTAAGTTCAATGACACTGATTACTTCTAAGCCGGACAAAGGTGGAGCGATCTGGCGCATCGAAACCGACCATGGTCCTCGGAGCTTGAAGGTGTTGCATCGTGAGCCAAGGCGAAGCTTGTACAGTGTGTACGCACAGCAATACTTGGTGGAGCAGGGAGCGCGAGTGCCTGCACTTATTAAGACGAAGAATGGACAAATCTATACAGAAGCAGGCGGTAAGCTCTGGATTGTGACAGACTGGATTGAGCTCACCCCTGCTTCTAAGGTCGATCTAGAGGGAGCAATGGCACTAGTGTATGGATTAGGTGAGTTTCATGCCCATACGCGTGGTTATATCCCTCCTGAGACCGCGACTAAATCTTCACGAATTTATAAATGGCCGAAGCATTACGCTAAAATGATCGAGAAAATGGGCTGGTTCCGAGATATAGCTAGAGCGTATCCTGAAACGATCGGCAGCGAACGATTACTAGCTGAAGTTGAACAGTTTGAACAACAGGCACGCGAAGCTTACGCACGATTCATTGATTCCCCTTACGAGTTAATGACAAGTAAGGGAGAGCCTCATTGGGGATTAGTACATCAGGATTATGGATGGTCTAATGGGCAGATGGGTCCTGATGGGATATGGGTCATTGACTTGGATGGTGTCTCTTATGATTTCCCTATTCGTGATTTGCGTAAATTAATTACGAGTACGATGGATGACATGGGTGTATGGGATACCGTATGGATTAGAGGGATGATTCAAGCTTATCATGAAGCAAATCCGCTCAATCGAGAAACATTTGTGCTGCTGCTGAATGACATGAGCTTTCCGAATGAATTTTACAAGCATATCAAAGAAATGATTTTTGATCCGGTCGTATTCATGAACACAGAACTCGAGGCGATATTGCTGCGTGTACTTGCGACGGAAGAGAGTAAAAAAGCTGCATTAGCTGACTTGCAGCAAGACATTGAGAAATATCCTGCAGGTGACTATGTTATCGAAGAAGTCGTATGGGATTCGTCTTTAAGAAGAAGTAGATTGGGTACAGTACGGGAAAGGAATAGTATAACGTTTGAAGAAGGCACGCCGCATATAGAGGATTCTGCTCAGCTGGAAGAACGTCTGAACGAATCAGCAGAAAATCTACCACAGCATTCCGTGATCGCAACGAGCATTGTGACATTAGACCCTGTAGCTCTGAAATCACCAGCACTACTCTCTCCTGCTATGAACGCTTCAGTAGAACAAATCAGGCAGCGTGTAGGTATTGTTCGCAGGCGGCGGGTCAGACTACCACTTATCCGAAAAAGAAGAAGAAAGACGAAGCTAAGATTGAGACTAAGACTACGTGTGCGGAAACACTCGAAGCTCGCATTAGGGTCAAAGCGATTTACGAAATTGAAAACGAGAACGATTAAAAAAATAAAAAAATCGAACAAATTGAAAAAATCTATAACGCGTCGTAGATCGATATCATCCCATAAAAGACAGAGTTCTAGGCGTTAA